A region of Saccharococcus thermophilus DNA encodes the following proteins:
- a CDS encoding M42 family metallopeptidase, with protein sequence MNVETLQLFQTLTELPGAPGNEHAVRHFMRKELEKYADEVVQDRLGSIFGVKRGDENGPTVMVAGHMDEVGFMVTAITDNGMVRFQPLGGWWNQVLLAQRVQIITDHGPVVGVISSIPPHLLSEEQRNKPMEIKNMLIDVGADDREDAKQMGIKPGQQIVPICPFTPMANPKKILAKAWDNRYGCGLAIELLKELKNEKLPNVLYSGATVQEEVGLRGAQTAATMIQPDIFFALDASPANDMTGDEKGFGHLGKGALVRIYDRSMVTHRGMREFVLDTAETHGIPYQFFVSPGGGTDAGRVHIANSGVPSAVIGICARYIHTHASIIHVDDYAAAKKLLIELVKCCDRATVDAIKKNS encoded by the coding sequence ATGAATGTGGAGACGCTTCAATTGTTTCAAACGCTGACAGAGCTGCCGGGAGCACCGGGCAATGAACACGCCGTCCGCCATTTTATGCGAAAAGAGCTGGAAAAATATGCGGATGAGGTGGTGCAGGACCGGCTTGGCAGCATTTTTGGCGTCAAGCGCGGGGATGAAAACGGCCCTACCGTCATGGTGGCAGGACATATGGATGAAGTCGGATTTATGGTCACGGCTATTACCGACAACGGCATGGTTCGCTTTCAACCGCTTGGCGGCTGGTGGAATCAAGTATTATTAGCGCAGCGCGTGCAAATTATTACCGACCACGGTCCGGTCGTCGGTGTCATCAGCTCGATCCCGCCTCATTTATTAAGCGAAGAACAGCGCAACAAGCCGATGGAAATCAAAAACATGCTCATTGACGTCGGCGCCGATGACCGCGAGGACGCGAAACAAATGGGCATTAAACCAGGACAGCAAATCGTGCCGATTTGTCCGTTCACCCCGATGGCCAATCCAAAAAAAATTTTGGCCAAAGCGTGGGACAACCGCTACGGATGCGGGCTTGCCATTGAATTGCTGAAAGAGCTGAAAAACGAGAAGCTGCCAAACGTATTATACTCCGGGGCTACGGTTCAGGAAGAAGTCGGTCTGCGCGGGGCGCAGACGGCGGCGACAATGATTCAGCCCGATATCTTTTTTGCCTTAGACGCAAGCCCGGCCAACGATATGACGGGGGATGAAAAGGGATTTGGCCATCTTGGCAAAGGGGCGCTTGTCCGCATTTATGACCGCTCGATGGTCACCCATCGCGGCATGCGTGAATTTGTACTAGATACGGCAGAGACGCACGGCATTCCGTATCAATTTTTCGTTTCACCTGGAGGTGGAACGGACGCCGGGCGCGTACATATCGCGAACAGCGGCGTGCCATCAGCTGTCATCGGCATTTGTGCCCGCTATATTCATACGCATGCGTCCATCATCCACGTCGATGATTACGCAGCGGCAAAAAAACTGCTTATTGAGCTTGTCAAGTGCTGCGACCGCGCAACGGTGGATGCGATTAAGAAAAATAGCTAA
- a CDS encoding thioredoxin family protein produces the protein MKTIETAAQYEKVKNTAKAIFVFSADWCPDCRFIQPFLPEIEKSFSDYEFYYVDRDQLLEVCQQENVFGIPSFIAYDHGKELGRFVSKDRKTKEEVEQFIRGLS, from the coding sequence ATGAAAACCATTGAAACAGCAGCACAATATGAAAAGGTAAAAAATACAGCAAAAGCGATTTTTGTATTTTCAGCAGATTGGTGTCCGGACTGCCGCTTTATTCAGCCGTTTCTGCCGGAAATCGAAAAATCTTTTTCCGATTATGAGTTTTATTATGTCGATCGTGACCAATTGCTCGAAGTATGCCAGCAAGAAAATGTGTTTGGCATTCCAAGCTTTATCGCCTATGACCATGGAAAAGAACTCGGCAGATTTGTCAGCAAAGACCGCAAAACGAAAGAGGAAGTCGAGCAATTCATCCGCGGCTTGTCATAG
- the ytpR gene encoding YtpR family tRNA-binding protein produces the protein MNVFYNREGVGDVLLVSVKPIQPEQRAFEKKGDVVRIFDEQTGETAGYNIFRASTYHPFAGNGLLELNEELVSVINEILKKNGWNETIEADLSPKFVVGYVKEKKKHPNADKLSVCQVDVGTEVLQIVCGAPNVAEGQKVVVAKIGAVMPSGLVIQEAELRGVPSYGMICSARELELPNAPQEKGILVLSDEYEVGQPFTW, from the coding sequence GTGAACGTATTTTACAATCGAGAAGGCGTCGGTGATGTACTGCTTGTTTCTGTAAAACCGATTCAGCCGGAGCAGCGGGCGTTCGAGAAAAAAGGCGATGTTGTCCGCATCTTTGATGAACAAACAGGAGAAACGGCAGGCTATAATATTTTCCGGGCTTCCACCTATCATCCTTTTGCTGGCAACGGTTTGTTGGAGCTGAATGAAGAGCTCGTTTCGGTCATTAACGAGATATTGAAAAAAAATGGATGGAACGAAACGATCGAAGCTGATCTTTCGCCAAAGTTTGTCGTTGGTTATGTTAAAGAGAAAAAGAAACATCCAAATGCCGATAAGCTGAGCGTATGCCAAGTGGATGTCGGAACGGAAGTGTTGCAAATTGTATGCGGGGCGCCAAACGTGGCGGAAGGCCAAAAAGTCGTTGTCGCTAAAATCGGCGCCGTCATGCCGAGTGGGCTTGTCATTCAGGAAGCGGAATTGCGCGGAGTCCCGTCGTACGGAATGATTTGTTCGGCAAGGGAGTTGGAATTGCCAAACGCTCCGCAAGAAAAAGGAATTTTAGTATTATCTGATGAGTACGAAGTGGGGCAGCCGTTTACTTGGTAA
- a CDS encoding DUF1444 domain-containing protein, translating to MDSKQMYEEIKKRLAHHHDWAFQLDRKNDTLRIEEKKTKKGVTISLPGVIAKWHEQKEEAINEMVYYVEQTLNTMHEKHTLSGKEKEIYPVIRSTSFPTKTKEGIPLLYDDHTAETRIYYALDLGNTYRLIDEKMVEQEQWNKERIKQIARFNVRSLDASVKEDKVAGNTFYFVNTNDGYDASRILNDAFLAKMRKKITGTMALAVPHQDVLIIADLQNEVGYDVLAQMTMSFFANGRVPITALSFLYEDGKLEPIFILGKNYRKK from the coding sequence ATGGACAGCAAGCAAATGTATGAGGAAATTAAAAAGCGGCTTGCCCATCATCACGATTGGGCATTTCAATTGGACCGAAAGAACGACACGCTCCGTATAGAAGAGAAAAAAACGAAAAAAGGAGTAACCATCTCGCTTCCCGGCGTCATTGCGAAATGGCACGAACAAAAAGAGGAAGCGATTAACGAAATGGTATATTACGTGGAACAAACATTAAATACGATGCATGAGAAACATACGCTTTCCGGCAAAGAAAAAGAGATTTATCCGGTGATCCGTTCCACCTCGTTTCCGACGAAAACGAAAGAAGGCATTCCCCTTCTTTATGACGACCATACGGCGGAAACGCGCATTTATTATGCGCTCGATTTAGGCAATACATATCGCCTCATTGACGAGAAGATGGTGGAGCAGGAACAATGGAATAAGGAACGAATAAAGCAAATCGCCCGCTTTAACGTTCGTTCGCTCGATGCAAGCGTCAAAGAAGACAAGGTCGCCGGAAACACGTTTTATTTTGTGAATACAAATGACGGCTATGACGCAAGCCGGATTTTAAACGATGCCTTTTTGGCGAAAATGAGAAAGAAAATCACAGGAACGATGGCGCTCGCCGTGCCCCATCAGGATGTGCTCATTATTGCCGATTTGCAAAATGAAGTCGGATATGATGTGCTGGCGCAAATGACGATGAGCTTTTTTGCCAATGGACGAGTGCCGATTACTGCATTATCATTTCTATACGAGGACGGAAAATTAGAGCCGATTTTTATTTTAGGGAAAAATTATCGCAAAAAATAA
- a CDS encoding PepSY domain-containing protein, translating to MSWKKFITGAALGFAAAYAIKTKLEQQMLSSEKALSLAKAAFRQLEPINGSWIQTTPETYEKNHVHYTVYKGGVCRDDAQYEFVIDAYTGTIIDTRTI from the coding sequence ATGAGTTGGAAAAAGTTTATCACCGGCGCCGCGCTTGGTTTTGCCGCCGCCTACGCCATCAAAACAAAGCTGGAGCAACAGATGCTTTCTTCGGAAAAAGCACTTTCTTTAGCAAAAGCAGCGTTTCGGCAATTAGAGCCAATCAACGGTTCCTGGATTCAAACAACACCGGAAACATATGAAAAAAATCATGTCCACTACACCGTTTATAAAGGTGGAGTTTGCCGCGACGACGCCCAGTACGAATTTGTGATCGATGCCTATACGGGAACGATTATTGACACCAGAACGATATAA
- a CDS encoding DNA translocase FtsK, with the protein MKWFKRFIHYWLESDDEEPSASPDRQHRHQPMPPKLDAKVVYQYPKGNFRFPLIPDDRPAERHFRSFRQEYEENNQAISSRSYVPKYDQSGRVDDKKPFRPSDVPSPIYGYNRKVTKKSDVVIEWELPSYTKDDKLSISVSEEEETGGRLAAPECLHTSEKEINSDAPRKEEGDIDLPNSSEEQHETTDGEKEELFLEAEQPKKEEENDGERAHETKQQPSQPRSRIPYNVIMLKQDRKKWEEKRQSVKNGYQFPSLSLLESPKQRHESDEQWIREQCERLNRTFASFHIGAKVVHTTQGPTVTRFEVQPDLGVKVSKITNLADDIKLNLAAKDIRIEAPIPGKRTIGIEVPNLKSRPVLIREILESEAFRNSPSPLTVALGLDISGAPIVTDLKKMPHGLIAGATGSGKSVCINTMLVSLLYKAAPHEVKLLLIDPKMVELAPYNDIPHLVSPVITDSKAATGALKWAVEEMERRYELFAHAGVRDIQKYNELVKQKGSLEHHLPYIVIIIDELADLMMVAPADVEEAICRLAQKARACGIHLVVATQRPSVDVITGLIKANIPTRIAFSVSSQVDSRTIIDVNGAEKLLGRGDMLFLENGSSKTVRLQGSFVSGEEIERVVAHVKAQMAPSYLFQQDDFVKKTAIGQEEDELFYEACHFVVQQGGASTSSLQRHFRIGYNRAARLIEMMEQQGIISEARGSKPREVLITEEELANWQENSMI; encoded by the coding sequence ATGAAATGGTTTAAACGGTTTATTCACTATTGGTTGGAATCAGACGACGAGGAACCATCTGCTTCGCCTGATCGGCAACACCGCCACCAACCAATGCCTCCGAAGTTGGATGCAAAAGTGGTATATCAGTATCCAAAAGGGAACTTTCGCTTTCCGCTTATTCCGGATGATCGACCAGCAGAACGGCATTTCCGGTCGTTTCGACAGGAATATGAGGAAAACAATCAAGCTATCTCGTCCCGCAGCTATGTACCGAAATACGATCAAAGCGGGCGGGTCGATGACAAAAAGCCATTTCGCCCTTCTGATGTGCCGTCGCCTATTTATGGATATAATAGAAAAGTAACAAAAAAGAGTGATGTGGTGATCGAGTGGGAGCTGCCATCCTATACCAAAGATGATAAGTTGTCCATCTCCGTATCAGAAGAGGAGGAAACAGGCGGACGTTTGGCGGCGCCGGAATGCTTACACACAAGCGAAAAGGAGATAAACAGCGACGCACCTCGAAAAGAGGAAGGAGACATCGATTTACCAAACAGCAGCGAAGAACAACACGAAACGACAGATGGGGAAAAAGAAGAGCTTTTCCTAGAAGCAGAACAGCCTAAAAAAGAAGAGGAAAATGATGGTGAACGCGCTCACGAAACAAAACAGCAACCTTCCCAGCCGCGTTCTCGCATTCCTTACAATGTCATCATGCTAAAGCAAGACCGGAAAAAGTGGGAAGAAAAAAGGCAATCCGTTAAAAACGGGTATCAGTTTCCGTCTCTGTCGTTATTAGAGAGCCCAAAACAGCGCCACGAAAGCGACGAACAATGGATTCGCGAGCAATGTGAGCGGTTGAACCGGACGTTTGCCAGTTTTCACATCGGCGCGAAAGTCGTCCATACGACACAAGGACCGACGGTGACGCGGTTTGAAGTGCAGCCGGATTTAGGAGTGAAAGTGAGCAAAATTACAAATTTAGCCGATGATATTAAATTGAATTTGGCGGCAAAAGATATTCGCATCGAAGCGCCGATTCCGGGCAAGCGCACGATCGGCATTGAAGTTCCAAACCTAAAAAGCCGCCCCGTACTGATTCGCGAAATTTTAGAAAGCGAGGCATTTCGCAATAGTCCATCGCCGCTGACGGTCGCGCTTGGGCTTGATATATCGGGGGCGCCGATAGTCACCGATTTAAAAAAGATGCCGCACGGATTGATTGCCGGAGCGACCGGTTCGGGAAAAAGCGTATGTATTAATACGATGCTTGTCAGTTTGTTGTACAAAGCCGCCCCACATGAAGTGAAATTGCTGTTGATTGATCCGAAGATGGTCGAGCTTGCGCCATACAATGACATCCCCCATCTTGTCAGCCCGGTTATTACCGATTCGAAAGCGGCGACAGGAGCGCTGAAATGGGCGGTGGAAGAAATGGAGCGGCGCTATGAACTGTTCGCTCATGCAGGTGTGAGGGATATCCAAAAATATAATGAGTTGGTGAAACAAAAAGGCAGCCTAGAGCACCATCTTCCATATATCGTGATTATCATCGACGAGTTGGCCGATTTGATGATGGTGGCTCCGGCCGATGTCGAAGAAGCGATTTGCCGCCTCGCGCAAAAGGCAAGGGCGTGCGGAATTCATTTAGTTGTCGCCACCCAGCGCCCGTCTGTTGATGTGATCACTGGTTTAATTAAAGCAAACATTCCGACGCGAATCGCTTTTTCTGTTTCTTCCCAAGTCGATTCGCGCACGATTATTGATGTAAACGGCGCCGAAAAATTGCTTGGACGCGGCGACATGCTGTTTTTGGAAAACGGCTCATCGAAAACGGTTCGGTTGCAAGGAAGTTTTGTATCAGGCGAAGAAATTGAACGGGTTGTTGCCCATGTGAAAGCGCAGATGGCGCCTTCTTATTTGTTTCAACAGGACGATTTTGTAAAAAAGACGGCGATCGGACAGGAAGAAGATGAACTTTTTTATGAGGCGTGCCACTTTGTCGTTCAGCAAGGCGGAGCTTCCACATCCAGTTTGCAGCGGCATTTCCGCATCGGCTATAACCGCGCCGCCCGTTTAATTGAAATGATGGAGCAGCAAGGAATTATTTCCGAGGCGCGCGGCAGCAAGCCGCGAGAGGTGTTAATTACGGAAGAGGAATTGGCGAATTGGCAAGAGAATAGTATGATATGA
- a CDS encoding DUF84 family protein: MEIIAIGTTNQAKVAAVRNVFASDRYTLIPTNVPSGVSAQPLSDAETRQGAINRAKRALEKERADIGIGLEGGVMEVGEELWLCNWGALVDRNGIVITAGGARIPLPVEVAEGIRDGRELGDVMAEYTGNRNIRHHEGAIGVFTNGYVDRAGMFGHIVQLLAGQYDFFVKTADSRYDKRV; the protein is encoded by the coding sequence TTGGAAATCATTGCAATCGGCACCACGAATCAAGCGAAAGTAGCAGCAGTTCGAAACGTTTTTGCTTCAGATCGTTATACGCTTATCCCAACGAATGTGCCATCGGGCGTTTCCGCCCAACCGCTTTCCGATGCGGAAACGCGTCAAGGCGCGATTAATCGCGCCAAACGTGCGCTAGAAAAAGAGCGGGCCGATATCGGCATCGGTTTGGAGGGCGGCGTGATGGAAGTGGGTGAAGAGTTATGGCTATGCAACTGGGGGGCGCTTGTTGATCGGAATGGCATCGTTATTACCGCCGGCGGAGCGCGCATTCCCCTTCCTGTGGAGGTAGCAGAAGGCATTCGCGACGGCAGGGAGCTTGGCGATGTGATGGCGGAATATACGGGCAATCGAAACATTCGCCACCATGAGGGGGCGATCGGCGTGTTTACGAACGGTTACGTCGACAGGGCAGGAATGTTTGGCCATATCGTCCAGCTTCTTGCAGGTCAATACGATTTTTTTGTCAAAACTGCTGATTCGCGATATGATAAAAGGGTATAG